One window of the Gordonia westfalica genome contains the following:
- a CDS encoding aldehyde dehydrogenase family protein: MTLTTDFTTVAELDSALLRLSAGERRWADLPLTRRADLLQQVAHQAAEQASDWVEAACRAKRISPSSPLAGEEWLSGPYPVITNAATLARSLRDLSSGDSPIAHVPTSVAPGGRVALDVFPHQIWDRLLLSGVSAKVWLKPGVSVTQARSAAGLAQLDPATTHGMSVVLGAGNITSIAVLDTLYELIAHNRVVILKLNPVLGEMFDAINAVLRPLSERGFVEVVRGGVEVGSYLVDHPNVAHVHITGSSASHDAIVFGTGPEGEARRRAGVPKLGKTITSELGGVSPTVVVPTGWSAKDIRFQAEHLATQRLHNGGYNCIAAQVAVIPSEWSKKGEFLRELRDQIDKAPARPAYYPGSDQRVAAAAHRHATANARENGRLLIEGLSPDQVAEAFTVEYFSPVLAVVEIPGDGIAYLRAASRFVNERLEGTLGANVLVHPRYRRKLGREFEWFVESLRYGTIAINAWTGVGYLTAAAPWGGFPGATLVDVESGIGLVHNASLVDDTERTVVTGPFRPLSRSLITGQLSITPKPAWFVRNTHAHHVGRKMVAFAADPKATRLPSLFASALRG, from the coding sequence ATGACTCTCACCACCGATTTCACCACAGTCGCGGAGCTCGACAGTGCGCTGCTACGACTCAGCGCAGGCGAGCGCCGGTGGGCAGACCTCCCGCTGACCCGGCGCGCCGACCTTCTGCAACAGGTGGCGCACCAGGCGGCCGAGCAGGCATCGGATTGGGTTGAGGCCGCGTGCCGTGCGAAGCGGATCTCGCCCTCATCGCCGCTCGCAGGCGAAGAATGGCTGTCGGGGCCGTACCCGGTCATCACGAACGCTGCCACGCTGGCCCGTTCTCTGCGCGACCTGAGCAGCGGCGACAGTCCCATCGCCCACGTACCGACTTCCGTCGCTCCCGGCGGTCGTGTTGCGCTCGACGTCTTTCCCCATCAGATCTGGGATCGGCTACTGCTGTCGGGCGTCTCGGCCAAGGTCTGGCTGAAGCCGGGGGTGAGTGTCACCCAGGCGCGGTCGGCGGCGGGATTGGCGCAACTCGACCCCGCGACGACGCACGGCATGTCAGTCGTCCTCGGCGCCGGCAACATCACCTCGATCGCCGTGCTGGACACCCTGTACGAGCTGATCGCGCACAATCGCGTCGTGATCCTCAAACTGAACCCCGTCTTGGGCGAGATGTTCGACGCGATCAACGCCGTCCTGCGACCCCTGTCCGAGCGCGGCTTCGTGGAGGTCGTCAGGGGCGGTGTCGAGGTCGGCTCGTATCTCGTCGATCACCCGAATGTGGCGCATGTCCACATCACCGGAAGCTCGGCAAGTCACGACGCCATCGTCTTCGGCACCGGCCCGGAAGGCGAGGCCCGTCGCCGGGCCGGCGTACCGAAGCTCGGCAAGACCATCACCAGTGAACTCGGCGGCGTATCACCCACCGTCGTCGTCCCCACCGGGTGGTCGGCCAAGGACATCCGTTTCCAGGCGGAGCACCTGGCCACCCAGCGTCTGCACAACGGCGGCTACAACTGCATCGCCGCCCAGGTTGCCGTGATCCCGTCCGAGTGGTCCAAGAAAGGGGAGTTCCTCCGGGAACTCCGCGACCAGATCGACAAGGCTCCCGCGCGGCCAGCCTATTACCCCGGAAGCGACCAACGGGTCGCCGCGGCAGCCCACCGGCACGCCACGGCCAACGCACGCGAGAACGGCCGGCTGCTGATCGAGGGGCTCTCACCGGACCAGGTGGCCGAGGCCTTCACCGTGGAGTACTTCTCGCCCGTGCTGGCCGTCGTGGAGATCCCCGGAGACGGGATTGCCTACCTCCGGGCAGCGAGCCGCTTCGTCAATGAGCGGCTCGAGGGCACTCTCGGCGCCAACGTCTTGGTGCACCCGAGATACCGCCGCAAGCTCGGTCGAGAGTTCGAGTGGTTCGTGGAATCGCTCCGCTACGGCACGATAGCGATCAACGCGTGGACGGGGGTCGGTTATCTCACCGCAGCAGCACCATGGGGCGGCTTTCCCGGTGCGACCCTCGTCGATGTCGAGAGCGGAATCGGATTGGTACACAACGCATCACTGGTGGACGACACAGAGCGCACGGTCGTGACCGGCCCGTTCCGCCCGCTGAGCCGATCTCTGATCACCGGCCAGCTGTCGATCACGCCGAAGCCGGCGTGGTTCGTCAGGAACACGCATGCGCACCATGTAGGCCGAAAGATGGTTGCATTCGCGGCAGATCCGAAGGCCACCCGGCTGCCGTCGCTCTTTGCGTCCGCCTTACGCGGCTGA
- a CDS encoding cytochrome ubiquinol oxidase subunit I, with translation MSGWNNRPCSTVTTVYLAEALLVVAEGQQPPGLMPARQQMAVSLGWHIVLACFGVAFPTMIFVMRRRGIVRDGPVAMGLARRWAKVSAVLFAIGAVSGTILSFEMGLLWPGLMGRFGDVLGLPFAFEGLSFFVEAIFLGIYLYGWDRMPPRRHLLMLIPMGIAGVVGTFCVVSVNEVPPEP, from the coding sequence GTGTCGGGCTGGAACAACCGGCCCTGCTCGACGGTGACGACCGTGTACCTGGCCGAGGCATTGCTGGTTGTGGCGGAGGGTCAGCAACCTCCGGGTCTGATGCCGGCCCGGCAGCAGATGGCGGTGTCCCTGGGCTGGCACATCGTCCTTGCGTGTTTCGGGGTGGCGTTCCCGACGATGATCTTCGTGATGCGCCGTCGCGGCATCGTGCGCGACGGCCCTGTCGCAATGGGACTGGCCCGACGGTGGGCCAAGGTGTCGGCAGTGCTGTTCGCGATCGGCGCGGTCTCGGGCACGATCCTCAGCTTCGAGATGGGTCTGCTGTGGCCCGGTTTGATGGGCCGGTTCGGTGACGTGCTGGGATTGCCATTCGCGTTCGAAGGGCTGTCGTTCTTCGTCGAGGCGATCTTCCTCGGGATCTACCTCTACGGCTGGGACCGCATGCCGCCTCGACGCCATCTGCTGATGCTGATTCCGATGGGCATCGCCGGGGTCGTCGGGACGTTCTGCGTGGTCTCGGTCAATGAGGTTCCCCCCGAACCGTAG
- a CDS encoding transposase — protein MPEKRKKYDREFRDGAVRIVEETGKPIAQVARDLGVNEGTLGNWVNRARAEREGRGELTVDDAAELKRLRDEVAELRMERDVLKRSVVLWVKEATK, from the coding sequence ATGCCAGAGAAGCGGAAGAAGTACGACCGGGAGTTTCGTGATGGGGCGGTCCGGATCGTCGAGGAGACAGGTAAGCCGATCGCCCAGGTCGCTCGAGACCTGGGGGTCAACGAGGGCACCTTGGGTAACTGGGTCAACCGGGCGCGCGCCGAGCGGGAGGGCCGCGGCGAGCTGACCGTTGATGACGCTGCTGAGCTCAAACGGTTGCGTGACGAGGTCGCCGAGCTGCGCATGGAGCGTGATGTCCTCAAGCGATCAGTGGTCCTGTGGGTGAAGGAGGCGACGAAGTGA
- a CDS encoding IS3 family transposase, which translates to MSVARFIADQRTNYRVPHAVSCRLLGVSEAWFYKWHKRTQSPGAATGLHTTRDYRRDTIDRAVAVAFDKARGLHGSPRLHADLRADGWTVTEKTVADSMCRQGLVARRIRRRNGLTRQDKTAPKFPDLLGRDFTAQCPDQRWVGDITEIPTAAGKLYLATVIDLYSRRLLGAATSRHPDAALACAAIEMAVATRGGMQAIWRDDDAQKLIFHTDRGSTYTAKRFTRLCQKMGIRQSMGRVGSCFDNAAAEAFFSSLEWEVLSRNEFHTIMEAQAVVLEWCYGFYNHQRRHSAIGMMSPVDYENTAVTEPEAA; encoded by the coding sequence GTGAGCGTGGCACGCTTTATCGCCGACCAGAGGACCAACTATCGGGTGCCACACGCGGTGTCCTGCCGGCTGCTCGGGGTCAGCGAGGCGTGGTTCTACAAATGGCATAAGCGGACCCAATCGCCGGGTGCGGCAACGGGTTTGCACACCACCCGCGACTATCGCCGGGACACCATCGACCGGGCCGTGGCGGTGGCGTTCGACAAGGCCCGCGGCCTGCACGGGTCACCGCGCCTGCATGCGGATCTGCGTGCTGACGGGTGGACGGTGACCGAGAAGACTGTCGCTGATTCGATGTGTCGTCAGGGCCTGGTCGCGCGGCGGATCCGCCGGCGCAACGGGCTGACCCGTCAGGACAAGACCGCCCCGAAGTTCCCCGATTTGTTGGGTCGCGATTTCACCGCACAGTGCCCCGATCAGCGGTGGGTCGGCGACATCACCGAGATCCCGACCGCGGCGGGCAAGCTGTATCTGGCCACGGTCATCGACCTCTACAGTCGCCGCCTGCTGGGGGCGGCCACCAGTCGTCACCCGGATGCAGCGTTGGCGTGTGCGGCGATCGAGATGGCGGTCGCCACGCGGGGCGGTATGCAGGCGATATGGCGTGATGACGATGCGCAGAAGCTGATTTTCCACACCGATCGTGGGTCGACGTACACCGCGAAACGGTTCACCAGGCTGTGCCAGAAGATGGGTATCCGGCAGTCGATGGGCCGGGTCGGATCGTGTTTCGACAACGCCGCAGCGGAGGCATTCTTCTCTTCTTTGGAGTGGGAAGTGTTGTCACGCAACGAGTTCCATACTATCATGGAGGCGCAGGCGGTCGTGTTGGAGTGGTGCTACGGCTTCTACAATCACCAGCGTCGCCACAGCGCGATCGGGATGATGAGTCCGGTCGACTACGAGAACACCGCAGTCACCGAGCCCGAAGCCGCATAG
- a CDS encoding TnsA-like heteromeric transposase endonuclease subunit encodes MPDQIGATEIRFVTEAGDETISQVRDHSISSMARAQPVRLPPSHAGQRHYPGLFWTRTTADHVVYESLLERDRILLADFDPEVVWITAQPFWITGDDRGTGRRHCPDLLLTRADGSYLVVDVKNPRIAQKDEVKAVFTWTKVVSKRLSADYEVWTGEDSALINNIRFASQARRESRAALFQTVLERFPEELSIAHAEATLAAERIARPRHIVLELLWTGTFTADLTRPFGDNTLIHRAEAV; translated from the coding sequence ATGCCTGATCAGATCGGTGCGACCGAGATTCGCTTCGTTACCGAAGCCGGTGACGAGACCATCAGTCAGGTCAGGGATCACTCGATCAGCTCGATGGCCCGAGCCCAGCCAGTGCGCCTGCCACCGTCCCACGCCGGCCAACGCCACTATCCAGGTCTTTTTTGGACCCGTACAACAGCCGACCACGTGGTTTACGAAAGCCTTCTCGAACGCGACCGCATCTTGCTTGCCGACTTCGATCCCGAAGTCGTTTGGATCACGGCGCAACCTTTCTGGATCACCGGCGACGACAGAGGTACCGGCCGACGCCACTGTCCCGATCTCCTACTGACGCGGGCTGATGGGTCATATTTGGTCGTGGACGTCAAGAATCCACGAATCGCGCAGAAAGACGAGGTCAAGGCCGTGTTCACGTGGACCAAGGTGGTGTCCAAGCGCCTCTCCGCCGATTATGAGGTTTGGACCGGCGAGGACTCGGCGTTGATCAACAACATCAGATTCGCTTCTCAGGCTCGCCGCGAGTCGCGCGCGGCCCTGTTCCAGACGGTGCTCGAACGATTTCCAGAGGAGCTCTCAATCGCGCACGCTGAAGCCACACTCGCAGCCGAGCGGATTGCACGGCCTCGACACATCGTCCTCGAGCTTCTGTGGACGGGCACCTTCACGGCCGATCTCACCCGGCCATTCGGCGACAACACCTTGATCCATCGAGCCGAGGCCGTATGA
- the lon gene encoding endopeptidase La, translated as MSQTYSLPVLFVPDVVVLPGMVVPIPLDDAAQATVDAARASETGKLLVAPRLDDRYPTYGVISSIVQVGRIPGGGLAAVVKGEQRAQIGAGTPGHGAALWVEATEVEDSEVTDEVRDLAGEYKKLVLAMLQRREAWQLIDAVNKMADPSDLADTSGYAAWLTDEQKRELLETPDTAARLRLLIEWTGDYLAESEVSEKIAEDVRAGMDKQQKEFLLRQQLAAIRKELGEDEPEGADDYRSRIDEADLPEKVREAALREVGKLERASDQSPETGWIRTWLDTVLDLPWNTRTEDSTDIKGAREILDADHHGLDDVKDRIVEYLAVRARRAERGLQVVGGRGSGAVMVLAGPPGVGKTSLGESVARALGRKFVRVALGGVRDESEIRGHRRTYVGALPGRIVRAIGEAGSMNPVVLLDEIDKVGSDYRGDPAAALLEVLDPAQNHTFRDHYLDLDLDLSDVLFLATANVIENIPSALLDRMELVTLDGYTEDDKVAIARDYLLPRQAERAALTTDEVTVTDAALREIAANYTREPGVRQFERLLAKALRKAATNLAQESVTAPITIDEPDLRDYLGRPRFTPESAERTAVPGVATGLAVTGMGGDVLFIEVNATDGEPGLKLTGQLGDVMKESAQIALSYVRAHAEQLGVDPESLNKTVHVHVPAGAVPKDGPSAGVTMVTALVSMATGRRVRAEVGMTGEVTLNGRVLPIGGVKQKLLAAQRNGLKTVFIPQRNEPDLDDVPAEVLDALDVRPMTDVAEIVAQALEPAAGEQVNAA; from the coding sequence ATGTCGCAGACATATTCACTGCCGGTCCTCTTCGTCCCGGACGTCGTCGTCCTGCCCGGCATGGTCGTGCCGATCCCGCTCGACGATGCAGCTCAGGCAACCGTCGACGCCGCTCGGGCGAGCGAGACCGGAAAACTGCTGGTCGCCCCACGTCTGGACGACCGGTACCCCACGTACGGGGTCATCTCTTCGATCGTTCAGGTCGGGCGTATCCCCGGCGGCGGACTGGCCGCCGTCGTCAAGGGTGAGCAGCGAGCGCAGATCGGGGCCGGAACACCCGGCCACGGCGCCGCGCTGTGGGTCGAGGCCACCGAGGTCGAGGACTCCGAGGTCACCGATGAGGTCCGGGACCTGGCCGGCGAGTACAAGAAGCTCGTGCTGGCCATGCTGCAGCGCCGCGAGGCGTGGCAGCTCATCGACGCCGTCAACAAGATGGCCGACCCGTCGGATCTCGCCGACACGTCGGGCTACGCCGCGTGGCTCACCGACGAGCAGAAGCGCGAGCTCCTCGAGACACCCGACACCGCCGCGCGGCTGCGGCTGCTGATCGAGTGGACCGGTGACTATCTCGCCGAGTCCGAGGTCAGCGAGAAGATCGCCGAGGACGTTCGCGCGGGGATGGACAAGCAGCAGAAGGAGTTCCTGCTCCGTCAGCAGCTCGCCGCCATCCGCAAGGAGCTCGGCGAGGACGAACCCGAGGGAGCCGACGACTACCGGTCGCGCATCGACGAGGCCGACCTGCCCGAGAAGGTGCGCGAAGCCGCACTGCGCGAGGTGGGCAAGCTCGAGCGCGCCAGCGACCAGTCGCCCGAGACCGGGTGGATTCGCACCTGGCTCGACACCGTCCTCGACCTGCCGTGGAACACGCGCACCGAGGACTCCACGGACATCAAGGGTGCCCGCGAGATCCTCGACGCCGACCACCACGGCCTCGACGACGTGAAGGACCGGATCGTCGAATACCTGGCGGTGCGTGCTCGACGCGCCGAACGCGGCCTGCAGGTCGTCGGCGGACGCGGATCGGGTGCCGTCATGGTGCTCGCCGGACCGCCCGGCGTCGGCAAGACGTCGCTCGGTGAGAGCGTCGCCCGGGCGTTGGGTCGCAAGTTCGTGCGCGTCGCCCTCGGGGGTGTGCGCGACGAGTCGGAGATCCGCGGTCACCGACGTACCTACGTCGGCGCACTGCCCGGCCGCATCGTGCGTGCCATCGGCGAGGCGGGATCGATGAATCCCGTTGTGCTGCTGGACGAGATCGACAAGGTGGGCTCGGACTACCGGGGCGACCCGGCCGCGGCGCTGCTCGAGGTACTCGATCCCGCGCAGAACCACACCTTCCGCGACCACTACCTGGATCTCGACCTCGACCTGTCCGACGTCCTGTTCCTCGCGACCGCCAATGTCATCGAGAACATCCCGTCGGCCCTGCTCGACCGCATGGAGCTCGTCACCCTCGACGGCTACACCGAGGACGACAAGGTGGCCATCGCCCGTGACTACCTGCTGCCCAGGCAGGCCGAGCGTGCGGCACTCACCACCGACGAGGTGACCGTGACCGACGCGGCGCTCCGCGAGATCGCGGCGAACTACACCCGGGAACCCGGTGTGCGACAGTTCGAACGGTTACTCGCCAAGGCGTTGCGCAAGGCAGCCACCAACCTCGCTCAGGAGAGTGTCACGGCACCGATCACCATCGACGAGCCCGACCTGCGCGACTACCTCGGCCGGCCCCGGTTCACCCCGGAATCGGCCGAGCGGACCGCAGTGCCCGGTGTCGCAACGGGTCTCGCCGTCACGGGAATGGGTGGCGACGTCCTCTTCATCGAGGTCAACGCCACCGACGGCGAGCCCGGACTCAAGTTGACCGGCCAGCTCGGCGACGTGATGAAGGAGTCGGCGCAGATCGCGCTGTCTTACGTGCGGGCGCATGCCGAACAGCTCGGCGTCGACCCCGAGTCGCTCAACAAGACCGTCCACGTGCACGTTCCGGCCGGAGCGGTGCCCAAGGACGGTCCGAGTGCGGGCGTCACCATGGTCACCGCGCTGGTGTCGATGGCGACGGGCCGACGGGTGCGCGCCGAGGTCGGCATGACCGGAGAGGTCACGCTGAACGGTCGCGTCCTGCCGATCGGCGGGGTCAAGCAGAAACTGCTTGCCGCACAGCGCAACGGGCTGAAGACCGTCTTCATCCCGCAGCGCAATGAGCCCGACCTCGACGACGTGCCGGCCGAGGTCCTCGACGCCCTCGACGTGCGTCCGATGACCGACGTCGCCGAGATCGTCGCGCAGGCTCTGGAACCCGCAGCAGGAGAACAGGTCAACGCGGCCTGA
- a CDS encoding DUF1353 domain-containing protein — protein sequence MGETTSSVTRWAPWRVAPASGFEVDDPTGRGSVGVVQINERQFVVLNTFRYSDEVVENDLLTKLVRGGMEEPEARAAIDKARTFVPREDNPTDMASVPRFMRWFEDSYGRHSLAALIHDELITDTVNSGALGSDTLSDRFFREMMRTSGVPWLKRWIMWSAVALRTRWVAGGYRRWSIVLWLLLSVVGIAATVGSAGALLFDWPWPVSSPGWSLVVALLMILVAAPLWGRQWAASLIAAVGALWLVPAAAVTSLAWVVYRVLEWTARTVGLR from the coding sequence ATGGGCGAGACCACATCGAGTGTCACACGGTGGGCGCCCTGGCGCGTGGCACCGGCCTCGGGATTCGAGGTCGACGACCCGACCGGTAGAGGCAGCGTCGGTGTCGTCCAGATCAACGAGCGACAATTCGTCGTCCTCAACACCTTTCGATATTCGGACGAGGTCGTCGAGAACGACCTGCTCACCAAGCTGGTTCGCGGTGGCATGGAGGAACCGGAGGCCCGTGCGGCGATCGACAAAGCCCGGACGTTCGTTCCGCGCGAGGACAATCCGACAGACATGGCATCGGTGCCGCGTTTCATGCGCTGGTTCGAGGACTCGTACGGAAGGCACTCCCTCGCTGCGTTGATCCACGACGAACTCATCACCGACACCGTCAATTCGGGCGCGCTCGGCAGCGACACCCTGTCCGACCGGTTCTTCCGGGAGATGATGCGAACCTCTGGGGTCCCGTGGTTGAAGCGCTGGATCATGTGGTCGGCCGTGGCACTCCGGACCCGTTGGGTTGCAGGTGGTTACCGTCGCTGGAGCATCGTGTTGTGGTTGTTGTTGAGCGTGGTGGGGATCGCCGCGACCGTCGGCTCTGCGGGCGCGCTTCTGTTCGACTGGCCGTGGCCGGTGTCGTCGCCGGGCTGGTCGCTCGTGGTGGCGCTGTTGATGATCCTCGTCGCCGCGCCACTGTGGGGACGCCAGTGGGCCGCCAGTCTGATCGCGGCCGTCGGCGCGTTATGGCTGGTGCCTGCCGCTGCCGTGACGAGTCTCGCCTGGGTGGTGTACCGCGTGCTGGAGTGGACCGCCCGCACGGTGGGGCTTCGATGA
- a CDS encoding sulfotransferase → MVKWTPPQRSEVAEDIYAAAEADRLARPERYRLGVEATDAIVERATAEHGVEGLGDPALWRPGLERYLASAAEDGRLNAVGVRNAQDAVIGKLRARSIFDKTLNESPEVAERAVLPPIVIIGGWRTGTTFLYRLMSRDPRLRAPRPVELYAPWRVAKLSPEERERLIETQAAEPNPLHLLNPAMAAVHDSGPALPEECVLGMGTTMRNWAFSSTMRLDSYSRWLADQDFAGEYAAHRTMLQILDDGSRRRWLLKAPAHTPELVDLAQTYPGVCIVHLHRDVVETVASGASLFATYRSTYSDEVDGHDVGRFQIEQSKLWFRRALEFRDSRAAGSATVVDIDYQDLVSRPAETIERVYAAADLDAPDVATILAEHNAEQPRHGKGRHRYSPEEFGIEPDALRERMAFYTDAVAEWTSSPTPR, encoded by the coding sequence ATGGTGAAGTGGACGCCGCCGCAGCGGAGTGAGGTCGCCGAGGACATCTACGCGGCCGCGGAAGCCGATCGGCTTGCCCGCCCCGAGCGGTACCGGCTGGGGGTCGAGGCAACCGACGCGATCGTCGAACGGGCCACTGCCGAGCACGGTGTCGAGGGGTTGGGCGACCCGGCGCTGTGGCGGCCTGGCTTGGAGCGGTACCTGGCTTCGGCAGCCGAGGACGGGCGTCTGAACGCAGTCGGCGTACGCAATGCGCAGGACGCGGTGATCGGGAAGCTACGGGCGCGCTCCATCTTCGACAAGACCCTGAACGAGAGCCCGGAGGTGGCCGAGCGCGCGGTGCTCCCGCCGATCGTGATCATCGGCGGCTGGCGCACCGGGACGACGTTCCTGTACCGGCTGATGTCCCGCGACCCCCGGCTCCGCGCACCGCGGCCCGTGGAGTTGTACGCCCCGTGGCGGGTCGCGAAGCTGTCCCCGGAAGAACGCGAACGGTTGATCGAGACCCAGGCCGCCGAGCCCAACCCGCTACACCTGCTGAATCCGGCGATGGCCGCGGTCCACGACTCCGGACCGGCGCTCCCCGAGGAATGCGTACTCGGCATGGGAACGACCATGCGCAACTGGGCATTCAGCTCGACGATGCGCCTCGACAGCTACTCCCGGTGGCTGGCAGACCAGGACTTCGCCGGTGAGTACGCAGCGCATCGGACGATGCTGCAGATCCTCGACGACGGCTCTCGACGACGCTGGCTGCTGAAGGCACCGGCCCACACGCCCGAGCTGGTCGACCTTGCCCAGACATATCCCGGCGTCTGCATCGTCCATCTGCATCGCGACGTCGTGGAGACCGTGGCGTCGGGCGCGAGCCTGTTCGCGACCTACCGCTCGACCTACAGCGACGAGGTCGACGGCCATGACGTCGGTCGATTCCAGATCGAGCAGTCGAAGTTGTGGTTCCGGCGTGCGCTCGAGTTCCGCGACTCCCGCGCGGCCGGATCGGCGACAGTCGTCGACATCGACTACCAGGACCTGGTGTCCCGGCCCGCAGAGACCATCGAACGGGTTTATGCAGCAGCCGATCTCGATGCTCCAGACGTGGCGACGATTCTCGCCGAGCACAACGCGGAACAACCGCGTCACGGGAAGGGCAGACATCGGTACAGCCCCGAGGAGTTCGGGATCGAGCCCGACGCGCTCAGGGAACGGATGGCGTTCTACACCGATGCCGTCGCCGAATGGACGTCGAGCCCCACCCCACGGTGA
- a CDS encoding DUF1214 domain-containing protein, translating into MTGDARPEVVAWNGLIDALRSAGDKLAADTADLDPAEQADGFRALVRGLSNQLSRFEVDRERPELVPFNGWRHKFLMDNPDFRYWVTEVRGDRAYRIRGNRGDASYVSVTVYRRTGGIGSEATARIDSDAIGFDDDGGFEIVLGGTAPGAGDWLELPEKSGVIWVRFFHDDVDRDELGWCRIEPVAETPVPPSIDPGRFATSLGTLAATTSMLPTIFEISTKDDLDPPNALRHWSEMAGGAVFTEPGIHYVRGGWQLGPGEALVIEGEVVDCRYWNILAYSRFLNSLDFRYRPVSYTGATATVVDGRYRFVVAAENPGGSGDWIDSEGRDFGIIVMRFLQPAAPPPLPSARVVPLVELRGE; encoded by the coding sequence GTGACCGGGGACGCCCGACCCGAGGTCGTCGCATGGAACGGCCTCATCGACGCACTCCGGTCCGCCGGCGACAAGCTCGCCGCCGACACCGCGGACCTCGATCCGGCCGAGCAGGCCGACGGGTTCCGCGCCCTGGTGCGCGGGTTGTCGAATCAGTTGTCGCGCTTCGAGGTCGATCGTGAACGGCCCGAACTGGTGCCGTTCAACGGGTGGCGTCACAAGTTCCTGATGGACAACCCCGATTTCCGGTACTGGGTCACCGAGGTGCGCGGTGACCGCGCGTACCGCATCCGCGGCAACCGCGGCGATGCGTCGTACGTGTCGGTGACCGTCTACCGGCGGACGGGCGGCATCGGTTCGGAGGCAACGGCTCGAATCGACAGCGATGCCATCGGATTCGACGACGACGGCGGCTTCGAGATCGTCCTCGGCGGTACCGCACCGGGCGCAGGCGACTGGCTGGAGTTGCCGGAGAAGTCCGGTGTCATCTGGGTACGGTTCTTCCACGACGACGTCGACCGGGACGAATTGGGCTGGTGCAGAATCGAACCGGTGGCCGAGACACCCGTACCACCGTCGATCGATCCGGGGAGGTTCGCGACCTCGTTGGGCACCCTCGCGGCCACGACCTCGATGCTGCCGACGATCTTCGAGATCTCGACCAAGGACGATCTCGATCCACCGAATGCCCTGCGGCACTGGTCGGAGATGGCCGGTGGTGCCGTCTTCACGGAACCCGGAATCCATTACGTCCGCGGCGGTTGGCAGCTCGGACCCGGCGAGGCGCTGGTCATCGAAGGGGAGGTCGTCGACTGCCGGTATTGGAACATCCTGGCCTACAGCCGCTTTCTGAACTCCCTGGACTTCCGGTATCGGCCGGTTTCGTACACGGGCGCGACCGCAACGGTCGTCGACGGTCGGTATCGGTTCGTGGTCGCTGCGGAGAATCCGGGCGGTTCGGGCGACTGGATCGATTCCGAGGGGCGCGACTTCGGGATCATCGTGATGCGTTTCCTGCAGCCGGCCGCGCCCCCTCCCCTGCCGTCCGCTCGGGTTGTCCCGCTCGTCGAACTGCGAGGTGAGTGA